The following are encoded together in the Chaetodon auriga isolate fChaAug3 chromosome 4, fChaAug3.hap1, whole genome shotgun sequence genome:
- the crebbpa gene encoding CREB-binding protein isoform X4 has product MAENLLDVGPPNSKRPKLNSPALSASDGPDLGSLSWDDLENDLPDELIPNGGDLSLMGGMSSNGGAAPGAGGPGGTPTGLGSGGGVPDAAAKHKQLSELLRAGSTSSITGTGLNSASPQPGGMVPQLGTPLGKSPLGQGSPNNHPSPQAQKAGTPTGVAGQNNNNNTATMGLNTTGFSQAMINNSQGHGGLLAQGGQPQPGQVMNGGLGPEAGRGRGAGVAGMQYQGPTMQGAAPGPGAAGSALAETLTQAGQQIGAHPTLSAAQQAGSMNKMGLGSNGGPFGAQPYGQGATGPGQQLNPQQQLQNKTALANSLPPFPSELKGAAVTSVPNMQLQQQPQQQAAMLPLAGGGGVAVPSAGPTADPEKRKLIQQQLVLLLHAHKCQRREQANGEVRACALPHCRTMKNVLNHMTHCQAGKSCQVAHCASSRQIISHWKNCTRHDCPVCLPLKNASDKRTQQPKLSSPNTGLQNPMSSVGVGQPSAPTINTSTPIDPSSMQRAYAALGLPYSSQATGQAQTQQAPGPGQTAGAPNAQAQQQQQLPQQMRSINALGNQMALGGATMGVTSSDQTSLHTDSLPNALNTNNQLLSDGSAVGSMGNLPTAAPISATGTRKAWHEHVTQDLRNHLVHKLVQAIFPTPDPAALKDRRMENLVAYARKVEGDMYESANSRDEYYHFLAEKIYKIQKELEEKRRSRLQKQIMNQAPLATQGTQQPNLPQPNAFGPRPQNGPVPLSNMPNQIMNRMQVSQGINQFNHMALPNAQISQAPMGARAASPMNHPQQMNMSSVPAMGMSPSRMPQAQGMMAGHGGGNMVGQTASQGQFLAQTQFPPGSAAVAATGAMNVNVGPGMGQPPAQAAVTQLSQSGASLDNRVPTPASAASADLHSQHVGADLPVQEVKAEAHHDQQEFEAAGGKTEPKMETEEDSASTLVKKEEPEEKPEPMDVEEKKSELKTEPKEEEEGGANSTTSSSPSQSRRKIFKPEELRQALMPTLESLYRQDPESLPFRQPVDPMLLGIPDYFDIVKNPIDLSTIKRKLDTGQYQEPWQYVDDVWLMFNNAWLYNRKTSRVYKYCSKLAEVFESEIDPVMQGLGYCCGRKYEFSPQTLCCYGKQLCTIPTGGTYYSYQNRYHFCEKCFNEIQGESVTLGDDPAQPQTRISKDQFERKKNDVLDPEPFVECKDCGRKMHQICVLHYEVIWPSGFICDNCLKKSGKTRKENKFSAKRLQSTRLGMYIEDRVNKYLKRQNHPEAGEVFVRVVASSDKTVEVKPGMKARFVDTGEMPETFPYRTKALFAFEEIDGVDVCFFGMHVQEYGSECPFPNTRRVYISYLDSIHFFRPRILRTAVYHEILIGYLEYVKKLGYAQGHIWACPPSEGDDYIFHCHPPDQKIPKPKRLQEWYRKMLDKAFAERILHDYKDIFKQATEDRLTSANELPYFEGDFWPNVLEESIKELEQEEEERKKEENTAASETPEGTPGDSKNAKKKNNKKTNKNKSSVSRANKKKPGMPNVANDLSQKLYATMEKHKEVFFVIHLHSGPMANTLPPIVDPDPLLSCDLMDGRDAFLTLARDKHWEFSSLRRCKWSTMCMLVELHNQGQDRFVYTCNECKHHVETRWHCTVCEDFDLCISCYNIKGHEHQMVKWGLGLDDDSNSQSGEASKSPQESRRLSIQRCIQSLVHACQCRNANCSLPSCQKMKRVVQHTKGCKRKTNGGCPVCKQLIALCCYHAKHCQENKCPVPFCLNIKHKLRQQQLQHRLQQAQLMRRRMATMQGRTMPLPSPPASAAPSTPTSHAQPNTPQTPQQPLSNQPQTPNSAGVMSPSFPNTPRNGQPQAPVSQGKPGPQASPLHQQQSPLPQPPQPPQQLQQQPPLAAVKMARHIEMMAQAQQNYRVNMNGLPMNPQPPQQRMPGPMQPPMQMVPGPRGPQVMQPGMAPGQWPGAAGPMQAAQTQQPGLVPGQTPQQAMTMQRAMMQPQQGQRMLIPQQPGARPQTPQRPGAIAPNALQDLLRTLKSPSSPQQQQQVLNILKSNPQLMAAFIKQRTAKYHANQPQPQQQQQAGQQQQPGMPTMQAMAMPGGTVQRPGMAPQQPQQPPAQGMATLGAQGQLMNTTPQIQELYRRQLLRQQQQQQQQQQQQQQQQQQQQQQQQQQQQQGVMPQGHPGQFPAQAQGTAATYSQLRMQQQQQQIAMQAGAGAAGGPMGQLPPMAQMAQPGMGMDSTQNLLHQRMLQQQQQQQLPQQQQAVLKQQMGSPAQPSPMSPQTHLLAGQPQGGGHLPGQPTLANALNNQVRSPAPVQSPCPPSQQQPQQRPHSSPSPQVQNQPQPSPQHPHPPHSGSPHPGLGGPLSGSMEQGHLGTPEQSAMLPQLNTPNRGGLNSDLGMVGDATGDTLEKFVEGL; this is encoded by the exons ATCTGGGGTCACTATCTTGGGACGATTTGGAGAATGACCTTCCTGATGAGTTGATCCCCAATGGAGGAGATCTGAGCCTCATGGGTGGGATGTCTTCAAATGGTGGAGCAGCACCTGGAGCTGGTGGGCCAGGTGGCACCCCAACGGGCCTTGGCAGTGGTGGCGGTGTTCCGGATGCAGCTGCCAAGCACAAGCAGCTTTCAGAGCTTCTTCGAGCAGGTAGCACGTCCAGTATCACAGGCACAGGGCTGAACTCAGCTAGCCCTCAGCCAGGCGGTATGGTGCCTCAGCTGGGCACACCGCTGGGAAAGAGCCCTCTTGGCCAGGGCTCCCCCAACAACCACCCGTCTCCCCAGGCCCAAAAAGCAGGAACACCGACTGGAGTAGCAGggcagaacaacaacaataatacaGCAACAATGGGCCTGAACACAACAGGCTTCAGCCAGGCCATGATTAACAATAGCCAAGGCCATGGTGGGCTTCTGGCCCAGGGAGGGCAACCCCAACCTGGACAGGTGATGAATGGTGGTCTCGGACCTGAAGCTGGGAGAGGACGGGGAGCAGGGGTAGCAGGCATGCAGTACCAGGGTCCGACAATGCAGGGAGCTGCACCAGGaccaggagcagcaggaagtgcGTTGGCAGAGACACTCACCCAAGCAGGGCAGCAAATAGGAGCTCACCCCACCCTCAGTGCAGCCCAGCAAGCAGGCAGCATGAACAAG aTGGGCCTGGGCAGCAATGGGGGTCCATTTGGGGCCCAGCCCTATGGTCAGGGTGCCACAGGGCCCGGCCAGCAGCTAaaccctcagcagcagctccagaacAAGACTGCCCTTGCCAACAGCCTGCCACCCTTCCCCAGTGAGCTCAAAGGGGCTGCTGTCACTAGTGTGCCAAACATG cagctccaacagcagcctcagcagcaggcGGCGATGCTCCCACTGGCCGGTGGTGGAGGTGTGGCAGTGCCTTCTGCAGGCCCCACAGCCGACCCAGAGAAGCGCAAGCtgatccagcagcagctggtccTGCTGCTTCACGCACACAAGTGCCAGCGACGGGAGCAGGCCAACGGGGAGGTGAGGGCCTGCGCCCTGCCTCACTGCCGCACCATGAAGAACGTCCTGAACCACATGACCCACTGCCAGGCCGGCAAGTCCTGCCAGG TGGCTCACTGTGCGTCGTCCAGACAGATCATCTCCCACTGGAAAAATTGCACACGACACGACTGTCCCGTCTGCCTGCCGCTGAAGAACGCCAGCGACAAGCGCACCCAGCAAC cCAAGCTGAGCTCCCCCAATACGGGCCTTCAGAACCCCATGTCCTCAGTTGGTGTGGGCCAGCCCAGTGCTCCCACAATCAATACCTCAACCCCCATAGACCCCAGCTCCATGCAGAGAGCCTACGCGGCACTTGGGCTGCCTTACAGCAGCCAGGCCACTGGGCAGGCCCAGACTCAGCAGGCCCCGGGcccaggacagacagcaggagcaCCCAACGCACAGGcccagcaacaacagcagcttccACAGCAGATGAGATCCATCAATGCACTTG GTAACCAGATGGCTCTTGGAGGTGCAACAATGGGGGTGACTTCTTCAGACCAGACTAGCCTGCACACCGACTCCCTTCCCAATGCACTCAACACTAACAA tcagctgctgtcagacggGTCAGCTGTGGGCTCAATGGGAAATCTACCCACAGCAGCACCCATCTCTGCCACAGGCACCAGGAAAGCGTGGCATGAGCACGTCACTCAGGACCTGCGAAATCACCTCGTACACAAACT AGTACAAGCCATATTCCCTACCCCTGACCCGGCAGCTTTGAAGGACAGACGAATGGAGAACCTGGTGGCCTACGCCAGAAAGGTGGAGGGGGACATGTACGAGTCAGCTAACAGCAGG GATGAGTACTATCACTTCCTGGCTGAGAAAATCTATAAAATCCAAAAGGaactggaggagaagaggcgCTCAAGGCTACAGAAGCAGATCATGAATCAGGCACCCCTGGCCACCCAGGGGACCCAGCAGCCTAACCTTCCCCAGCCCAATGCCTTTGGCCCAAGGCCACAGA ATGGACCTGTTCCTCTGTCCAACATGCCAAATCAGATTATGAATCGCATGCAGGTTTCACAAG GAATCAACCAGTTCAACCACATGGCTCTGCCGAATGCCCAGATATCCCAGGCACCAATGGGAGCCCGAGCTGCCTCACCCATGAACCACCCACAGCAAATGAACATGAGCTCCGTCCCAGCG ATGGGCATGTCTCCATCTAGGATGCCCCAGGCTCAGGGCATGATGGCTGGACATGGTGGTGGTAACATGGTAGGCCAGACGGCCAGCCAGGGGCAGTTTCTGGCTCAGACCCAGTTCCCTCCAGGATCTGCTGCAGTCGCTGCAACAGGCGCAATGAATGTCAACGTGGGGCCTGGCATGGGCCAGCCACCTGCACAGGCTGCCGTCACCCAG cTGTCTCAATCAGGGGCCAGCCTAGATAACCGGGTGCCCACACCGGCCTCTGCCGCCAGCGCTGACCTTCACTCGCAGCATGTCGGAGCAGACCTGCCCGTCCAGGAGGTCAAAGCGGAGGCACACCATGACCAGCAGGAGTTTGAGGCAGCTGGCGGCAAAACTGAGCCCAAGATGGAG ACTGAGGAAGACTCTGCCTCAACGCtggtgaagaaggaggagcCAGAGGAAAAGCCAGAGCCAATGGATGTGGAGGAGAAAAAGTCTGAGCTCAAGACAGAAcccaaagaagaggaagaaggtggAGCCAACAGCACAACCTCCTCATCCCCCTCTCAGTCACGGAGGAAAA tctttaagCCTGAGGAGTTGCGGCAGGCTCTGATGCCGACTCTGGAGTCTCTCTACAGGCAGGACCCTGAGTCGCTGCCCTTCAGACAGCCAGTAGACCCCATGCTTCTGGGTATCCCG GACTACTTTGACATTGTTAAGAACCCAATAGACCTGTCCACAATAAAGCGTAAGCTTGACACAGGCCAATACCAGGAGCCCTGGCAATATGTCGATGATGTCTGGCTGATGTTCAACAACGCCTGGCTCTACAACCGCAAGACGTCCCGTGTCTACAAGTACTGCTCCAAACTGGCAGAGGTGTTCGAGTCAGAGATCGACCCTGTCATGCAGGGCCTGGGATACTGCTGCGGGAGGAAG tacGAGTTCTCCCCTCAAACCCTCTGTTGCTATGGCAAGCAGCTCTGCACCATCCCTACTGGAGGCACATACTACAGTTACCAGaacag GTATCATTTCTGTGAGAAGTGCTTTAATGAGATCCAGGGGGAGAGTGTGACGTTAGGAGATGATCCTGCCCAGCCACAGAC GAGGATATCGAAGGATCAGTTCGAACGAAAGAAGAATGATGTACTTGACCCTGAACC GTTTGTTGAATGTAAAGATTGCGGACGGAAGATGCACCAAATATGTGTCTTACACTACGAGGTCATTTGGCCATCTGG ATTCATCTGTGACAATTGTTTAAAGAAGAGTGGTAAAACACGGAAGGAAAACAAGTTCTCTGCAAAAC GGCTGCAGTCCACACGATTGGGAATGTATATAGAGGACCGTGTGAACAAATACTTGAAGAGACAGAACCACCCAGAAGCTGGAGAGGTGTTTGTGCGAGTGGTGGCGAGCTCCGACAAAACGGTGGAAGTTAAACCAGGCATGAAAGCCAG GTTTGTGGACACGGGTGAAATGCCCGAAACTTTTCCCTACAGAACCAAAGCACTTTTTGCCTTTGAGGAGATTGACGGTGTGGACGTGTGCTTCTTTGGCATGCACGTGCAGGAGTACGGCTCTGAGTGCCCATTCCCCAACACTAG ACGGGTCTACATATCATACCTTGACAGTATTCACTTCTTCAGACCTCGGATTCTACGAACAGCAGTCTACCACGAGATTCTCATTGGCTACCTAGAATATGTCAAGAAACTAGG CTATGCCCAGGGCCACATCTGGGCCTGTCCGCCCAGTGAAGGAGACGACTACATCTTCCACTGCCATCCTCCTGACCAGAAGATCCCAAAGCCGAAGAGACTGCAGGAGTGGTACAGAAAGATGCTGGACAAGGCCTTTGCAGAGAGGATTCTACATGACTACAAA GACATCTTCAAACAGGCAACAGAGGACCGTCTGACCAGCGCTAATGAGCTGCCGTACTTCGAAGGTGACTTCTGGCCCAACGTGCTGGAGGAGAGCATcaaggagctggagcaggaggaggaggagagaaagaaggaggagaacacAGCAGCCTCTGAAACTCCTGAG GGTACACCAGGTGACAGCAAAAACGctaagaagaagaacaacaagaaGACCAATAAAAACAAGAGCAGTGTGAGCCGAGCCAATAAGAAGAAGCCTGGGATGCCGAATGTAGCCAATGATCTGTCCCAGAAGCTGTATGCCACCATGGAGAAGCACAAAGAG GTGTTCTTTGTGATCCACCTCCACTCTGGTCCCATGGCCAACACCCTGCCGCCCATTGTTGACCCTGACCCCTTGCTCTCTTGTGACCTGATGGATGGCCGTGATGCCTTCCTGACTCTGGCCAGGGACAAGCACTGGGAGTTCAGCTCTCTCAGAAGGTGCAAGTGGAGCACCATGTGCATGCTTGTTGAGCTGCACAACCAGGGACAGGACCGCTTTGTCTACACTTGCAATGAGTGCAAGCACCATGTGGAGACACGCTGGCACTGCACTGTGTGCGAG GACTTTGATCTGTGCATTAGTTGTTACAACATAAAGGGACACGAGCACCAGATGGTGAAGTGGGGCCTTGGTCTGGACGACGACAGCAACAGCCAGAGTGGGGAGGCCTCCAAGAGCCCGCAGGAGAGCCGGCGCTTGAGTATCCAACGCTGCATCCAGTCCCTGGTCCATGCTTGTCAGTGTCGCAATGCCAACTGCTCTCTGCCGTCCTGCCAGAAGATGAAGAGGGTGGTGCAGCACACCAAAGGCTGCAAGCGCAAAACCAACGGTGGCTGCCCTGTCTGCAAGCAGCTTATCGCGTTATGTTGTTACCATGCTAAGCACTGTCAGGAGAACAAGTGTCCTGTCCCGTTCTGCCTGAACATCAAGCACAAGCTtcgccagcagcagctgcagcacaggctgcagcaggcccagctgatgaggaggagaatGGCCACCATGCAAGGCAGAACCATGCCGCTACCGTCCCCGCCAGCCTCAGCTGCCCCCAGCACTCCCACTTCCCATGCCCAGCCCAACACTCCCCAGACGCCCCAGCAGCCACTCTCCAACCAGCCACAGACACCCAACTCAGCAGGTGTCATGTCCCCCTCTTTCCCCAACACACCTCGCAATGGCCAGCCACAAGCACCAGTGTCTCAGGGCAAGCCTGGGCCCCAGGCCTCCCCTCTACACCAACAGCAGTCCCCTCTCCCCCAGCCACCCCAGCCacctcagcagctacagcagcagcctccacttGCTGCAGTCAAGATGGCACGGCACATCGAGATGATGGCACAGGCCCAGCAGAACTACCGGGTCAACATGAATGGCTTGCCCATGAACCCCCAGCCGCCACAGCAGCGCATGCCCGGACCAATGCAGCCACCCATGCAGATGGTGCCAGGGCCCCGGGGACCACAGGTCATGCAACCGGGCATGGCTCCAGGACAGTGGCCTGGAGCTGCAGGGCCCATGCAGGCAGCTCAGACTCAACAACCAGGCCTTGTCCCAGGTCAGACCCCACAACAGGCCATGACCATGCAGCGAGCCATGATGCAACCTCAGCAGGGCCAGAGGATGCTGATTCCACAGCAGCCTGGTGCCAGGCCACAGACACCCCAGAGACCTGGTGCTATTGCACCCAACGCTCTGCAGGACCTTCTCCGCACCCTCAAGTCTCCCAGCTcaccccagcagcagcagcaagttcTAAACATCCTCAAATCAAACCCTCAGCTAATGGCTGCTTTCATCAAACAGCGAACAGCCAAGTACCATGCCAACCAGccgcagccacagcagcagcagcaagcaggtcaacagcagcagcctggcaTGCCAACAATGCAGGCCATGGCCATGCCAGGAGGGACAGTGCAGAGGCCGGGGATGGCCCCTCAGCAGCCCCAGCAGCCTCCTGCACAGGGCATGGCCACGTTAGGTGCTCAAGGGCAGCTGATGAACACCACCCCCCAGATCCAGGAGCTCTACCGTCGGCAGCTCttaagacagcagcagcaacagcagcagcagcagcagcaacaacaacagcagcaacagcaacaacaacaacaacagcagcaacagcaacaacagggtGTGATGCCTCAGGGTCATCCTGGCCAGTTCCCTGCCCAAGCGCAAGGTACAGCGGCTACGTACTCCCAGCTCCGcatgcagcaacaacagcaacagataGCCATGCAGGCAGGTGCAGGAGCGGCTGGGGGACCCATGGGCCAGCTCCCACCCATGGCTCAGATGGCTCAACCTGGCATGGGGATGGACTCCACCCAGAATTTACTGCATCAGCGAATgctccagcagcaacagcagcagcaacttccacagcagcagcaggctgtccTCAAGCAGCAGATGGGCTCTCCTGCCCAGCCCAGCCCCATGAGCCCCCAGACCCACCTGCTGGCCGGCCAGCCCCAGGGTGGAGGCCACCTCCCTGGCCAGCCCACACTAGCCAATGCCCTCAACAACCAGGTCCGCTCCCCCGCGCCAGTCCAGTCCCCTTGTCCGCCCTCGCAACAGCAGCCCCAGCAGCGGCCACATTCCAGTCCCTCACCGCAGGTCCAGAACCAGCCCCAGCCCTCGCCGCAGCACCCACATCCACCCCACTCGGGTTCCCCCCATCCGGGACTCGGGGGCCCGCTGTCAGGATCCATGGAGCAGGGACACTTGGGGACACCAGAACAGAGCGCGATGCTACCGCAGCTTAACACGCCCAACAGAGGGGGGCTGAACAGTGACTTGGGGATGGTGGGGGATGCTACAGGGGACACTCTGGAGAAGTTTGTGGAGGGATTGTAG